The Alosa sapidissima isolate fAloSap1 chromosome 8, fAloSap1.pri, whole genome shotgun sequence genome contains a region encoding:
- the adgrd2 gene encoding adhesion G-protein coupled receptor D2 isoform X3 — protein MTGMLFIILLAHAVVVSESEPTQPGLERGGQDSEVTEVGVIDLVLVHMTEDKVFQLINASLSFQWARRFCRSHFSMLTLKESQEDEEGALWLLKEFQLQEPIWVVDGNRPLFRESVAVSKQYKVLPTLSFSLDTMEGHARLNTHFPLLHAVSVCVRIQWDQRHNQVSTIFSYAASVFINEFQLRGRADGADQQVLLALIVHGHHCPYKASFPNDGEWHLVCVSWRYRDGLWAIYVDGEMRDTGTQTDTTREIHGDGIFIVGQDQDSFGGDFTEPFVGNITDLNVWDRVLEEEQIQTLKACWPLENQDALFSWTSQNLTLHPDVKGIPANIYCPGIQRQSGREECDVLQGWSSHHLPQYSKQLCSEELPFICRTSKKRYMIMKELKEVQSSRPSPFMSHLMQVSGDTQVMEEPVAGISLGQASHLLNVSQQALSETRKPLEPADVLSLMQILSRAAEVSTVANESRTTIEQLSQHFVTVADNIISSDNARMWNVVKEVASGPMSVVRSIDRMVTNLNPLLIADRDVVQIQSDNIKLQVQQRSLGEGTESSNFCGPLSENNTGLDCISLPSQQMEELHSNGFRKVTFLNTWYGSLQQLFNTEENITTFPEISDGTQRFLGTILGSSVISSTVLGDGQPISMPVRFQLQHRTQNPTGFVYEPICAFWDFNLMPEDGGSWSSYGCEVLSTQEDSTTCSCNHTTSFALLLQIYEVERSPGDEKTLQMLTFTGCGVSLCGLILTLILFTAVGVPKSDRTTVHKNLIVALAVAQLLLMISDWASTNHEACLLVTALLHLFFMASFSWMLVEGLLLWSKVVSVNISEERRMRFYYALGWGLPVVIVTLTLTISLNKYKADNHCWLNIESDIIWAFVGPVLFVLAVNTVVLCRVVMVTVSSAQRRAKMLSPSSVSKLHTFDLTWAATRPVLILLPVLGLTWLCGVLVHTSVVVAYIFIILNAFQGLYIFLVYAVYNSEVRNAIKRIQEKRKALSFTNCSQPISFLPSQRTPTAFWAQSLPTPSSLENSDASSPVTSTTSSSLVFKNESFRKDSFVSFSLKPASGNQVVELTAFKPSGC, from the exons ATGACGGGAATGTTGTTTATCATTCTTCTGGCCCATGCTGtg GTGGTTAGTGAGAGTGAACCCACCCAGCCCGGGCttgagagaggggggcaggaCTCTGAGG TTACAGAAGTGGGGGTTATAGATCTTGTGCTGGTCCATATGACGGAAGACAAAGTGTTCCAGCTGATCAATGCCTCCTTGAGTTTCCAGTGGGCCAGGCGCTTCTGCAGGAGTCACTTCAGTATGCTGACTCTAAAGGAGTcacaggaggatgaggagggagCTCTCTGGCTGCTAAAAGAGTTCCAGCTGCAGGAGCCCATTTGGGTTGTAGATGGCAACAGACCACTCTTCAGAGAATCTGTGGCTGTGTCCAAACAGT ACAAGGTCCTGCCCACCTTGTCCTTCTCTCTGGACACCATGGAGGGCCACGCTCGCCTCAACACACACTTCCCACTGCTgcatgctgtgagtgtgtgtgtgcgcatccaGTGGGATCAACGGCACAACCAGGTCTCCACCATCTTCTCCTACGCCGCCTCCGTCTTCATCAACGAGTTTCAGCTCCGAGGACGAGCAGATGGCGCGGACCAGCAGGTCCTGCTGGCCCTCATCGTTCATGGTCACCACTGTCCGTATAAGGCCTCCTTCCCCAATGATGGAGAGTGGCATCTGGTGTGTGTTAGCTGGAGGTACAGGGATGGACTCTGGGCAATATACGTTGATGGGGAGATGAGAGACACGGGGACGCAGACTGATACAACTCGAGAGATCCACGGCGACGGGATTTTCATCGTGGGTCAGGATCAGGATTCTTTTGGCGGTGACTTTACAGAGCCGTTTGTGGGGAATATCACGGATTTGAATGTGTGGGACAGGGTTTTGGAGGAGGAACAGATTCAGACACTGAAGGCATGCTGGCCCCTGGAAAACCAGGATGCCCTCTTCAGCTGGACTAGTCAGAATCTGACCCTCCACCCGGATGTAAAGGGAATACCTGCCAATATATACTGCCCAG GTATACAGAGGCAGAGTGGGCGAGAAGAGTGTGATGTTCTGCAGGGCTGGTCCTCTCACCACCTGCCACAGTACAGCAAACAGCTCTGCTCTGAGGAACTGCCCTTTATCTGTAGAACCAGCAAAA AGCGTTATATGATAATGAAAGAGCTGAAGGAAGTCCAGAGCTCTCGTCCGAGTCCTTTCATGAGCCACTTGATGCAGGTCTCTGGGGATACACAG GTCATGGAGGAGCCTGTAGCAGGCATTAGCTTGGGGCAAGCGTCTCACCTCCTCAATGTCTCGCAGCAAGCTCTGAGTGAAACGCGCAAGCCCCTGGAGCCAGCAGACGTGCTGTCGCTCATGCAGATCCTGTCTCGTGCAGCTGAAGTGTCCACCGTTGCGAACGAGAGCCGAACAACCATCGAGCAACTGAGTCAACATTTCGTCACAGTGGCGGACAATATCATTAGCTCTGACAATGCCCGTATGTGGAATGTGGTCAAAGAG GTTGCCAGTGGGCCAATGTCTGTGGTCCGGAGCATAGACCGCATGGTGACCAATCTCAACCCCTTGCTGATAGCTGATAGAGATGTTGTTCAAATCCAAAGCGACAACATCA AGCTGCAGGTTCAGCAAAGGAGTCTGGGAGAAGGCACAGAGAGTTCCAACTTTTGTGGTCCACTCTCAGAAAATAACACAGGCCTGGACTGCATCTCCCTGCCATCTCAGCAAATGGAAGAACTCCACAGCAATG ggTTCAGGAAGGTCACATTCTTGAACACCTGGTATGGTTCTCTGCAACAGCTCTTTAACACAGAGGAAAACATCACCACATTTCCTGAAATCAGTGATGGAACACAGAG GTTCCTGGGCACCATATTAGGCTCATCAGTCATCTCCAGCACTGTTCTAGGGGATGGGCAACCCATCAGTATGCCTGTACGCTTTCAACTACAGCACAGAACACAG AATCCCACAGGTTTTGTATATGAACCCATATGTGCATTTTGGGATTTTAACCTCAT GCCAGAGGATGGTGGAAGCTGGTCCTCGTATGGCTGTGAAGTCCTCTCCACCCAGGAGGACTCCACTACCTGCTCCTGCAACCACACCACCAGTTTTGCCTTGCTTCTGCAGATCTATGAAGTCGAG AGAAGCCCAGGGGACGAGAAGACCCTGCAGATGCTGACGTTCACTGGATGTGGTGTGTCCCTGTGTGGCCTTATTCTCACTCTCATCCTCTTCACTGCAGTTGG AGTGCCAAAATCAGACCGCACAACAGTCCACAAGAACCTGATAGTGGCTTTGGCAGTGGCACAGCTCCTCCTGATGATAAGTGACTGGGCGTCCACAAACCAT GAGGCGTGCCTGTTGGTGACAGCTCTGCTGCATCTCTTCTTCATGGCTTCATTCAGCTGGATGCTGGTGGAGGGGCTGTTGCTGTGGAGTAAAGTAGTGTCCGTAAACATCAGCGAGGAGAGACGTATGCGCTTCTATTATGCACTGGGCTGGG GTTTACCTGTTGTGATTGTCACTTTGACCTTGACAATATCCCTCAACAAGTACAAAGCAGACAACCACTGTTGGCTCAACATAGAGTCTGATATAATATGGGCCTTTGTGGGACCTGTTCTCTTCGTTTTGGCA gTGAATACTGTTGTGCTTTGCCGTGTTGTCATGGTAACTGTATCCAGCGCTCAACGTAGAGCAAAGATGCTCAGTCCAAGCTCTGTGTCCAAGCTCCACACATTTGACCTCACCTG GGCTGCGACTCGTCCTGTTCTGATTTTGCTGCCTGTGTTGGGCCTCACCTGGCTCTGTGGAGTCCTGGTGCACACGTCTGTGGTGgtggcctacattttcatcattcTCAATGCCTTTCAG GGCCTGTATATATTCCTGGTGTATGCCGTTTACAACAGTGAG GTACGAAATGCCATAAAGAGGATTCAGGAGAAGAGGAAGGCGTTGTCCTTCACG AACTGTTCTCAGCCCATCAGCTTCCTCCCGTCCCAGAGGACTCCCACAGCCTTCTGGGCCCAGAGCCTGCCCACTCCGTCCAGCCTGGAGAACAGTGATGCATCAAGCCCTGTCACAAGCACCACCTCCAGCTCACTGGTCTTCAAGAACG AGAGTTTCAGAAAGGACAGCTTTGTCAGTTTTTCTCTAAAACCAGCTTCTGGGAATCAG gtGGTTGAACTGACTGCCTTCAAGCCTTCAG GTTGCTGA
- the adgrd2 gene encoding adhesion G-protein coupled receptor D2 isoform X4, which translates to MTGMLFIILLAHAVVVSESEPTQPGLERGGQDSEVTEVGVIDLVLVHMTEDKVFQLINASLSFQWARRFCRSHFSMLTLKESQEDEEGALWLLKEFQLQEPIWVVDGNRPLFRESVAVSKQYKVLPTLSFSLDTMEGHARLNTHFPLLHAVSVCVRIQWDQRHNQVSTIFSYAASVFINEFQLRGRADGADQQVLLALIVHGHHCPYKASFPNDGEWHLVCVSWRYRDGLWAIYVDGEMRDTGTQTDTTREIHGDGIFIVGQDQDSFGGDFTEPFVGNITDLNVWDRVLEEEQIQTLKACWPLENQDALFSWTSQNLTLHPDVKGIPANIYCPGIQRQSGREECDVLQGWSSHHLPQYSKQLCSEELPFICRTSKKRYMIMKELKEVQSSRPSPFMSHLMQVSGDTQVMEEPVAGISLGQASHLLNVSQQALSETRKPLEPADVLSLMQILSRAAEVSTVANESRTTIEQLSQHFVTVADNIISSDNARMWNVVKEVASGPMSVVRSIDRMVTNLNPLLIADRDVVQIQSDNIKLQVQQRSLGEGTESSNFCGPLSENNTGLDCISLPSQQMEELHSNGFRKVTFLNTWYGSLQQLFNTEENITTFPEISDGTQRFLGTILGSSVISSTVLGDGQPISMPVRFQLQHRTQNPTGFVYEPICAFWDFNLMPEDGGSWSSYGCEVLSTQEDSTTCSCNHTTSFALLLQIYEVERSPGDEKTLQMLTFTGCGVSLCGLILTLILFTAVGVPKSDRTTVHKNLIVALAVAQLLLMISDWASTNHEACLLVTALLHLFFMASFSWMLVEGLLLWSKVVSVNISEERRLPVVIVTLTLTISLNKYKADNHCWLNIESDIIWAFVGPVLFVLAVNTVVLCRVVMVTVSSAQRRAKMLSPSSVSKLHTFDLTWAATRPVLILLPVLGLTWLCGVLVHTSVVVAYIFIILNAFQGLYIFLVYAVYNSEVRNAIKRIQEKRKALSFTNCSQPISFLPSQRTPTAFWAQSLPTPSSLENSDASSPVTSTTSSSLVFKNESFRKDSFVSFSLKPASGNQVCHLQQHHFLSCSCG; encoded by the exons ATGACGGGAATGTTGTTTATCATTCTTCTGGCCCATGCTGtg GTGGTTAGTGAGAGTGAACCCACCCAGCCCGGGCttgagagaggggggcaggaCTCTGAGG TTACAGAAGTGGGGGTTATAGATCTTGTGCTGGTCCATATGACGGAAGACAAAGTGTTCCAGCTGATCAATGCCTCCTTGAGTTTCCAGTGGGCCAGGCGCTTCTGCAGGAGTCACTTCAGTATGCTGACTCTAAAGGAGTcacaggaggatgaggagggagCTCTCTGGCTGCTAAAAGAGTTCCAGCTGCAGGAGCCCATTTGGGTTGTAGATGGCAACAGACCACTCTTCAGAGAATCTGTGGCTGTGTCCAAACAGT ACAAGGTCCTGCCCACCTTGTCCTTCTCTCTGGACACCATGGAGGGCCACGCTCGCCTCAACACACACTTCCCACTGCTgcatgctgtgagtgtgtgtgtgcgcatccaGTGGGATCAACGGCACAACCAGGTCTCCACCATCTTCTCCTACGCCGCCTCCGTCTTCATCAACGAGTTTCAGCTCCGAGGACGAGCAGATGGCGCGGACCAGCAGGTCCTGCTGGCCCTCATCGTTCATGGTCACCACTGTCCGTATAAGGCCTCCTTCCCCAATGATGGAGAGTGGCATCTGGTGTGTGTTAGCTGGAGGTACAGGGATGGACTCTGGGCAATATACGTTGATGGGGAGATGAGAGACACGGGGACGCAGACTGATACAACTCGAGAGATCCACGGCGACGGGATTTTCATCGTGGGTCAGGATCAGGATTCTTTTGGCGGTGACTTTACAGAGCCGTTTGTGGGGAATATCACGGATTTGAATGTGTGGGACAGGGTTTTGGAGGAGGAACAGATTCAGACACTGAAGGCATGCTGGCCCCTGGAAAACCAGGATGCCCTCTTCAGCTGGACTAGTCAGAATCTGACCCTCCACCCGGATGTAAAGGGAATACCTGCCAATATATACTGCCCAG GTATACAGAGGCAGAGTGGGCGAGAAGAGTGTGATGTTCTGCAGGGCTGGTCCTCTCACCACCTGCCACAGTACAGCAAACAGCTCTGCTCTGAGGAACTGCCCTTTATCTGTAGAACCAGCAAAA AGCGTTATATGATAATGAAAGAGCTGAAGGAAGTCCAGAGCTCTCGTCCGAGTCCTTTCATGAGCCACTTGATGCAGGTCTCTGGGGATACACAG GTCATGGAGGAGCCTGTAGCAGGCATTAGCTTGGGGCAAGCGTCTCACCTCCTCAATGTCTCGCAGCAAGCTCTGAGTGAAACGCGCAAGCCCCTGGAGCCAGCAGACGTGCTGTCGCTCATGCAGATCCTGTCTCGTGCAGCTGAAGTGTCCACCGTTGCGAACGAGAGCCGAACAACCATCGAGCAACTGAGTCAACATTTCGTCACAGTGGCGGACAATATCATTAGCTCTGACAATGCCCGTATGTGGAATGTGGTCAAAGAG GTTGCCAGTGGGCCAATGTCTGTGGTCCGGAGCATAGACCGCATGGTGACCAATCTCAACCCCTTGCTGATAGCTGATAGAGATGTTGTTCAAATCCAAAGCGACAACATCA AGCTGCAGGTTCAGCAAAGGAGTCTGGGAGAAGGCACAGAGAGTTCCAACTTTTGTGGTCCACTCTCAGAAAATAACACAGGCCTGGACTGCATCTCCCTGCCATCTCAGCAAATGGAAGAACTCCACAGCAATG ggTTCAGGAAGGTCACATTCTTGAACACCTGGTATGGTTCTCTGCAACAGCTCTTTAACACAGAGGAAAACATCACCACATTTCCTGAAATCAGTGATGGAACACAGAG GTTCCTGGGCACCATATTAGGCTCATCAGTCATCTCCAGCACTGTTCTAGGGGATGGGCAACCCATCAGTATGCCTGTACGCTTTCAACTACAGCACAGAACACAG AATCCCACAGGTTTTGTATATGAACCCATATGTGCATTTTGGGATTTTAACCTCAT GCCAGAGGATGGTGGAAGCTGGTCCTCGTATGGCTGTGAAGTCCTCTCCACCCAGGAGGACTCCACTACCTGCTCCTGCAACCACACCACCAGTTTTGCCTTGCTTCTGCAGATCTATGAAGTCGAG AGAAGCCCAGGGGACGAGAAGACCCTGCAGATGCTGACGTTCACTGGATGTGGTGTGTCCCTGTGTGGCCTTATTCTCACTCTCATCCTCTTCACTGCAGTTGG AGTGCCAAAATCAGACCGCACAACAGTCCACAAGAACCTGATAGTGGCTTTGGCAGTGGCACAGCTCCTCCTGATGATAAGTGACTGGGCGTCCACAAACCAT GAGGCGTGCCTGTTGGTGACAGCTCTGCTGCATCTCTTCTTCATGGCTTCATTCAGCTGGATGCTGGTGGAGGGGCTGTTGCTGTGGAGTAAAGTAGTGTCCGTAAACATCAGCGAGGAGAGAC GTTTACCTGTTGTGATTGTCACTTTGACCTTGACAATATCCCTCAACAAGTACAAAGCAGACAACCACTGTTGGCTCAACATAGAGTCTGATATAATATGGGCCTTTGTGGGACCTGTTCTCTTCGTTTTGGCA gTGAATACTGTTGTGCTTTGCCGTGTTGTCATGGTAACTGTATCCAGCGCTCAACGTAGAGCAAAGATGCTCAGTCCAAGCTCTGTGTCCAAGCTCCACACATTTGACCTCACCTG GGCTGCGACTCGTCCTGTTCTGATTTTGCTGCCTGTGTTGGGCCTCACCTGGCTCTGTGGAGTCCTGGTGCACACGTCTGTGGTGgtggcctacattttcatcattcTCAATGCCTTTCAG GGCCTGTATATATTCCTGGTGTATGCCGTTTACAACAGTGAG GTACGAAATGCCATAAAGAGGATTCAGGAGAAGAGGAAGGCGTTGTCCTTCACG AACTGTTCTCAGCCCATCAGCTTCCTCCCGTCCCAGAGGACTCCCACAGCCTTCTGGGCCCAGAGCCTGCCCACTCCGTCCAGCCTGGAGAACAGTGATGCATCAAGCCCTGTCACAAGCACCACCTCCAGCTCACTGGTCTTCAAGAACG AGAGTTTCAGAAAGGACAGCTTTGTCAGTTTTTCTCTAAAACCAGCTTCTGGGAATCAGGTGTGtcatctccagcagcatcatTTTCTCAGCTGTTCAT gtGGTTGA
- the adgrd2 gene encoding adhesion G-protein coupled receptor D2 isoform X2 — protein sequence MTGMLFIILLAHAVVVSESEPTQPGLERGGQDSEEVGVIDLVLVHMTEDKVFQLINASLSFQWARRFCRSHFSMLTLKESQEDEEGALWLLKEFQLQEPIWVVDGNRPLFRESVAVSKQYKVLPTLSFSLDTMEGHARLNTHFPLLHAVSVCVRIQWDQRHNQVSTIFSYAASVFINEFQLRGRADGADQQVLLALIVHGHHCPYKASFPNDGEWHLVCVSWRYRDGLWAIYVDGEMRDTGTQTDTTREIHGDGIFIVGQDQDSFGGDFTEPFVGNITDLNVWDRVLEEEQIQTLKACWPLENQDALFSWTSQNLTLHPDVKGIPANIYCPGIQRQSGREECDVLQGWSSHHLPQYSKQLCSEELPFICRTSKKRYMIMKELKEVQSSRPSPFMSHLMQVSGDTQVMEEPVAGISLGQASHLLNVSQQALSETRKPLEPADVLSLMQILSRAAEVSTVANESRTTIEQLSQHFVTVADNIISSDNARMWNVVKEVASGPMSVVRSIDRMVTNLNPLLIADRDVVQIQSDNIKLQVQQRSLGEGTESSNFCGPLSENNTGLDCISLPSQQMEELHSNGFRKVTFLNTWYGSLQQLFNTEENITTFPEISDGTQRFLGTILGSSVISSTVLGDGQPISMPVRFQLQHRTQNPTGFVYEPICAFWDFNLMPEDGGSWSSYGCEVLSTQEDSTTCSCNHTTSFALLLQIYEVERSPGDEKTLQMLTFTGCGVSLCGLILTLILFTAVGVPKSDRTTVHKNLIVALAVAQLLLMISDWASTNHEACLLVTALLHLFFMASFSWMLVEGLLLWSKVVSVNISEERRMRFYYALGWGLPVVIVTLTLTISLNKYKADNHCWLNIESDIIWAFVGPVLFVLAVNTVVLCRVVMVTVSSAQRRAKMLSPSSVSKLHTFDLTWAATRPVLILLPVLGLTWLCGVLVHTSVVVAYIFIILNAFQGLYIFLVYAVYNSEVRNAIKRIQEKRKALSFTNCSQPISFLPSQRTPTAFWAQSLPTPSSLENSDASSPVTSTTSSSLVFKNESFRKDSFVSFSLKPASGNQVCHLQQHHFLSCSCG from the exons ATGACGGGAATGTTGTTTATCATTCTTCTGGCCCATGCTGtg GTGGTTAGTGAGAGTGAACCCACCCAGCCCGGGCttgagagaggggggcaggaCTCTGAGG AAGTGGGGGTTATAGATCTTGTGCTGGTCCATATGACGGAAGACAAAGTGTTCCAGCTGATCAATGCCTCCTTGAGTTTCCAGTGGGCCAGGCGCTTCTGCAGGAGTCACTTCAGTATGCTGACTCTAAAGGAGTcacaggaggatgaggagggagCTCTCTGGCTGCTAAAAGAGTTCCAGCTGCAGGAGCCCATTTGGGTTGTAGATGGCAACAGACCACTCTTCAGAGAATCTGTGGCTGTGTCCAAACAGT ACAAGGTCCTGCCCACCTTGTCCTTCTCTCTGGACACCATGGAGGGCCACGCTCGCCTCAACACACACTTCCCACTGCTgcatgctgtgagtgtgtgtgtgcgcatccaGTGGGATCAACGGCACAACCAGGTCTCCACCATCTTCTCCTACGCCGCCTCCGTCTTCATCAACGAGTTTCAGCTCCGAGGACGAGCAGATGGCGCGGACCAGCAGGTCCTGCTGGCCCTCATCGTTCATGGTCACCACTGTCCGTATAAGGCCTCCTTCCCCAATGATGGAGAGTGGCATCTGGTGTGTGTTAGCTGGAGGTACAGGGATGGACTCTGGGCAATATACGTTGATGGGGAGATGAGAGACACGGGGACGCAGACTGATACAACTCGAGAGATCCACGGCGACGGGATTTTCATCGTGGGTCAGGATCAGGATTCTTTTGGCGGTGACTTTACAGAGCCGTTTGTGGGGAATATCACGGATTTGAATGTGTGGGACAGGGTTTTGGAGGAGGAACAGATTCAGACACTGAAGGCATGCTGGCCCCTGGAAAACCAGGATGCCCTCTTCAGCTGGACTAGTCAGAATCTGACCCTCCACCCGGATGTAAAGGGAATACCTGCCAATATATACTGCCCAG GTATACAGAGGCAGAGTGGGCGAGAAGAGTGTGATGTTCTGCAGGGCTGGTCCTCTCACCACCTGCCACAGTACAGCAAACAGCTCTGCTCTGAGGAACTGCCCTTTATCTGTAGAACCAGCAAAA AGCGTTATATGATAATGAAAGAGCTGAAGGAAGTCCAGAGCTCTCGTCCGAGTCCTTTCATGAGCCACTTGATGCAGGTCTCTGGGGATACACAG GTCATGGAGGAGCCTGTAGCAGGCATTAGCTTGGGGCAAGCGTCTCACCTCCTCAATGTCTCGCAGCAAGCTCTGAGTGAAACGCGCAAGCCCCTGGAGCCAGCAGACGTGCTGTCGCTCATGCAGATCCTGTCTCGTGCAGCTGAAGTGTCCACCGTTGCGAACGAGAGCCGAACAACCATCGAGCAACTGAGTCAACATTTCGTCACAGTGGCGGACAATATCATTAGCTCTGACAATGCCCGTATGTGGAATGTGGTCAAAGAG GTTGCCAGTGGGCCAATGTCTGTGGTCCGGAGCATAGACCGCATGGTGACCAATCTCAACCCCTTGCTGATAGCTGATAGAGATGTTGTTCAAATCCAAAGCGACAACATCA AGCTGCAGGTTCAGCAAAGGAGTCTGGGAGAAGGCACAGAGAGTTCCAACTTTTGTGGTCCACTCTCAGAAAATAACACAGGCCTGGACTGCATCTCCCTGCCATCTCAGCAAATGGAAGAACTCCACAGCAATG ggTTCAGGAAGGTCACATTCTTGAACACCTGGTATGGTTCTCTGCAACAGCTCTTTAACACAGAGGAAAACATCACCACATTTCCTGAAATCAGTGATGGAACACAGAG GTTCCTGGGCACCATATTAGGCTCATCAGTCATCTCCAGCACTGTTCTAGGGGATGGGCAACCCATCAGTATGCCTGTACGCTTTCAACTACAGCACAGAACACAG AATCCCACAGGTTTTGTATATGAACCCATATGTGCATTTTGGGATTTTAACCTCAT GCCAGAGGATGGTGGAAGCTGGTCCTCGTATGGCTGTGAAGTCCTCTCCACCCAGGAGGACTCCACTACCTGCTCCTGCAACCACACCACCAGTTTTGCCTTGCTTCTGCAGATCTATGAAGTCGAG AGAAGCCCAGGGGACGAGAAGACCCTGCAGATGCTGACGTTCACTGGATGTGGTGTGTCCCTGTGTGGCCTTATTCTCACTCTCATCCTCTTCACTGCAGTTGG AGTGCCAAAATCAGACCGCACAACAGTCCACAAGAACCTGATAGTGGCTTTGGCAGTGGCACAGCTCCTCCTGATGATAAGTGACTGGGCGTCCACAAACCAT GAGGCGTGCCTGTTGGTGACAGCTCTGCTGCATCTCTTCTTCATGGCTTCATTCAGCTGGATGCTGGTGGAGGGGCTGTTGCTGTGGAGTAAAGTAGTGTCCGTAAACATCAGCGAGGAGAGACGTATGCGCTTCTATTATGCACTGGGCTGGG GTTTACCTGTTGTGATTGTCACTTTGACCTTGACAATATCCCTCAACAAGTACAAAGCAGACAACCACTGTTGGCTCAACATAGAGTCTGATATAATATGGGCCTTTGTGGGACCTGTTCTCTTCGTTTTGGCA gTGAATACTGTTGTGCTTTGCCGTGTTGTCATGGTAACTGTATCCAGCGCTCAACGTAGAGCAAAGATGCTCAGTCCAAGCTCTGTGTCCAAGCTCCACACATTTGACCTCACCTG GGCTGCGACTCGTCCTGTTCTGATTTTGCTGCCTGTGTTGGGCCTCACCTGGCTCTGTGGAGTCCTGGTGCACACGTCTGTGGTGgtggcctacattttcatcattcTCAATGCCTTTCAG GGCCTGTATATATTCCTGGTGTATGCCGTTTACAACAGTGAG GTACGAAATGCCATAAAGAGGATTCAGGAGAAGAGGAAGGCGTTGTCCTTCACG AACTGTTCTCAGCCCATCAGCTTCCTCCCGTCCCAGAGGACTCCCACAGCCTTCTGGGCCCAGAGCCTGCCCACTCCGTCCAGCCTGGAGAACAGTGATGCATCAAGCCCTGTCACAAGCACCACCTCCAGCTCACTGGTCTTCAAGAACG AGAGTTTCAGAAAGGACAGCTTTGTCAGTTTTTCTCTAAAACCAGCTTCTGGGAATCAGGTGTGtcatctccagcagcatcatTTTCTCAGCTGTTCAT gtGGTTGA